One region of Trichosurus vulpecula isolate mTriVul1 chromosome 1, mTriVul1.pri, whole genome shotgun sequence genomic DNA includes:
- the EIF2B1 gene encoding translation initiation factor eIF-2B subunit alpha, whose protein sequence is MDDTDLIEYFNSQMKEDPDVASAVAAIRTLLEFLKRDKGETIQGLRANLKNAIKILCSVDSSVAVSSGGELFLRFISLTSLEYSDYLKCKTIMIERGELFLRRISLSRSKIADLCHTFIKDGARILTHAYSRVVLRVLERAAAAKKRFSVYITESQPDLSGKKMAKALSSLNVPVTVILDAAVGYIMEKVDLVIVGAEGVVENGGIINKIGTNQAAVCAKAQNKPFYVVAESFKFVRLFPLNQQDVPDKFKYKAATLKSIGTGQDLKEEHPWIDYTPPSLITLLFTDLGVLTPSAVSDELIKLYL, encoded by the exons ATGGACGACACGG ATTTGATAGAGTACTTTAATTCCCAAATGAAAGAAGATCCCGATGTAGCTTCTGCTGTGGCTGCCATCCGCACCTTACTTGAATTCTTAAAGAGAGACAAAG GGGAGACAATTCAGGGTTTGAGAGCAAACCTCAAAAATGCCATTAAAATCCTGTGCAGCGTCGATTCTTCCGTGGCAGTCTCCTCCGGTGGAGAGCTCTTCCTTCGATTCATCAGTCTCACCTCCCTGGAGTACTCA GATTACTTGAAGTGTAAAACGATCATGATTGAGCGAGGAGAGCTTTTTCTCAGGAGGATCTCACTTTCCAGAAGTAAAATTGCCGACCTGTGCCATACTTTCATCAAAGATGGAGCT AGGATATTAACTCATGCCTACTCACGAGTGGTGCTCAGAGTCCTGGAGAGAGCAGCTGCAGCCAAGAAACGCTTCAGTGTGTACATCACGGAGTCCCAACCTGACTTGTCCGG gaagaAAATGGCCAAAGCTCTCAGCAGTTTgaatgtgccagtcactgtgattTTAGATGCTGCTGTTGG CTACATCATGGAGAAAGTGGATCTCGTGATAGTAGGTGCAGAAGGAGTTGTTGAAAATGGCGGCATCATTAACAAG ATTGGAACCAATCAGGCAGCTGTGTGCGCCAAGGCGCAGAACAAGCCCTTCTATGTAGTCGCAGAAAGTTTCAAGTTTGTCCGACTCTTTCCACTGAATCAGCAAGATGTGCCGGATAAGTTTAAG TACAAAGCAGCTACACTAAAGTCTATTGGAACTGGACAAGATCTCAAAGAAGAACACCCCTGGATTGACTACACCCCGCCTTCCTTGATCACACTGCTGTTCACGGACCTTGGGGTGCTGACGCCCTCGGCAGTCAGCGATGAACTCATCAAGCTTTACCTCTAG
- the GTF2H3 gene encoding general transcription factor IIH subunit 3 isoform X2, whose amino-acid sequence MVMGNSHLFMNRSNKLAVIASHIQESRFLYPGKNWKFGDLFGDPGNSSAEYNPSGSKDGKYELLTAANEAITEEIKDLMTNSDMEGQRTETLLAGSLAKALCYIHRMSKEVKDNQEMKSRILVIKAAEDSALQYMNFMNVIFAAQKQNIVIDACVLDTDSGLLQQACDITGGIYLKVPQMPSLLQYLLWVFLPDQDQRSQLNLPPPIHVDYRAACFCHRNLIEIGYVCSVCLSIFCNFSPICTTCETAFKISLPPVLKAKKKKLKASS is encoded by the exons ATGGTGATGGGAAATTCTCACTTATTTATGAATCGGTCCAACAAACTTGCTGTGATAGCAAGTCATATTCAAGAGAG tcgaTTCTTGTATcctggaaagaactggaaatttggaGACTTATTTGGTGATCCTGGCAACAGCTctgctgagtataatccttcaggtaGTAAGGATGGAAAATATGAGTTATTAACTGCAGCGAACGAAGCGATTACCGAAGAGATTAAAGATCTCATGACCAACA GTGACATGGAAGGGCAGCGTACAGAAACACTGTTGGCAGGATCTCTCGCAAAAGCACTTTGTT ATATTCACAGAATGAGCAAGGAAGTCAAAG ATAACCAAGAAATGAAGTCGAGAATATTG GTCATTAAGGCTGCAGAAGACAGTGCATTGCAATATATGAACTTCATGAATGTCATCTTTGCAGCACAGAAACAG AATATTGTGATTGACGCTTGTGTCTTAGATACTGATTCAGGGCTCCTCCAACag GCCTGTGACATTACAGGGGGTATATACTTGAAGGTGCCCCAGATGCCGTCTCTTCTTCAGTATTTATTG TGGGTATTTCTTCCTGATCAAGACCAAAGGTCTCAGTTAAACCTCCCACCTCCCATTCATGTTGACTACAGAGCTGCCTGTTTCTGCCATAGAAATCTCATTGAAATTGGTTATGTCTGCTCTGTATGCTTGTCAA TATTCTGCAATTTCAGCCCTATTTGTACCACATGCGA GACAGCTTTCAAGATTTCACTGCCTCCTGTTCTGAAAgccaagaagaagaaattaaaagcatCTTCCTAG
- the DDX55 gene encoding ATP-dependent RNA helicase DDX55 yields the protein MEQVTEGAWETLPVPLHPRVLAALRELGFPRMTPVQSATIPLFMKNKDVAAEAVTGSGKTLAFVIPILQVLLRREEKLKKMQVGAIIITPTRELAIQINEVLLHFSKHFPQFSQILLIGGRNPGEDVERFKEQGGNIVVATPGRLEDMFRRKAEGLDLANCVKSLDVLVLDEADRLLDMGFEASINTILEFLPKQRRTGLFSATQTQEVENLVRAGLRNPVRISVKEKGVAATSTQKTPSRLQNYYMVCRADEKFNQLVHFLRNHKQEKHLVFFSTCACVEYYGKALEALVKNVKIMCIHGKMKYKRNKIFMEFRKLQSGILVCTDVMARGIDIPEVNWVLQYDPPSNASAFVHRCGRTARIGHAGSALVFLLPMEESYVNFLSINQKCPLQEMKSQKNPADLLPQLKSMALADRAVFEKGMKAFVSCVQAYAKHECNLIFRLKDLDFASLARGFALLRMPKMPELRGKQFPDFVPVTIDTDTIAFKDKNREKQRQKFLEQQRKEKKENEGRKKFIKNKAWSKQKAKKEKKKKMIEKRKREEDFDIEDEDMQELLNDTRLLKKLKKGKMSEEEFEKRLLAGGRGKDLGSSDLEGDDG from the exons ATGGAGCAGGTGACGGAAGGCGCCTGGGAGACGCTGCCGGTGCCGCTGCACCCGCGGGTGCTGGCAGCTCTGCGCGAGCTCGGCTTCCCCCGCATGACACCGGTGCAG tcTGCGACCATCCCTCTCTTTATGAAAAACAAAGATGTAGCTGCAGAAGCT GTCACAGGTAGCGGCAAAACACTGGCCTTTGTCATTCCCATCCTGCAGGTTCtgctgaggagggaagagaagttaaaaaaaatgcag GTCGGAGCCATCATCATCACACCCACAAGAGAGCTTGCCATCCAGATCAATGAAGTGCTGCTACATTTTTCTAAGCACTTCCCACAATTTAG CCAGATTCTTTTAATTGGTGGTAGGAACCCAGGAGAAGATGTTGAGAGGTTCAAAGAACAGGG tGGGAACATCGTAGTTGCCACTCCAGGCCGCTTGGAGGACATGTTCAGGAGAAAGGCAGAAGGGTTGGATTTGGCAAATTGTGTGAAGTCCCTTGACGTGCTGGTGTTGGATGAAGCAGACCGCCTTCTGGATATGGGGTTTGAAGCAAG TATAAATACCATTCTGGAATTTTTGCCAAAGCAGAGGAGAACAGGCCTCTTCTCTGCCACTCAAACTCAAGAGGTTGAGAACCTGGTAAGGGCCGGGCTTCGGAATCCCGTCCGCATTTCAGTGAAAGAGAAAGGGGTGGCAGCCACCAGCACCCAGAAGACTCCCAGCCGCCTGCAGAACTACTACATG GTATGCAGAGCAGATGAGAAGTTTAATCAACTTGTGCATTTTCTCCGAAATCATAAGCAGGAGAAACACCTGGTGTTCTTCAG TACCTGTGCCTGTGTGGAATATTATGGGAAGGCTCTGGAGGCCCTGGTTAAGAATGTAAAAATAATGTGCATTCATGGGAAGATGAAATATAAACGCAATAAGATATTTATGGAGTTTCGCAAGCTGCAAAG TGGTATTTTAGTGTGCACTGATGTGATGGCCCGGGGAATAGACATTCCCGAAGTAAATTGGGTTTTGCAGTATGACCCACCTAGCAATGCAAG TGCATTTGTGCATCGCTGTGGGCGCACAGCACGGATCGGCCATGCTGGCAGCGCACTTGTGTTCCTGCTTCCCATGGAAGAGTCCTATGTCAACTTCCTCTCCATCAACCAAAAA TGTCCCCTGCAGGAGATGAAGTCACAGAAGAACCCTGCTGACCTTCTCCCCCAGCTAAAGTCAATGGCTCTGGCAGACCGAGCAGTGTTTGAGAAGGGGATGAAAGCTTTTGTATCTTGTGTCCAGGCCTATGCAAAGCACGAATGTAATCTCATCTTCCGATTAAAAG aTCTAGATTTTGCCAGTCTTGCCCGAGGTTTTGCCCTATTACGGATGCCCAAGATGCCAGAGCTAAGGGGAAAACAGTTTCCGGATTTTGTGCCTGTTACTATTGATACAGACACGATTGCATTTAAagataaaaacagagagaaacagagacagaaatttCTAGagcaacaaagaaaagaaaaaaaagagaatgaagggagaaagaaatttaTCAAGAACAAAGCCTGGTCAAAGCAGAAagccaagaaggaaaagaagaaaaaaatgattgaaaagaggaaaagagaagag GATTTTGATATTGAAGATGAAGACATGCAAGAGCTGCTCAATGATACAAGGCTgctgaaaaagctaaaaaaggGCAAAATGAGTGAAGAGGAGTTTGAGAAGAGGTTGCTGGCAGGTGGCAGAGGCAAGGATCTGGGGTCCTCAGATCTGGAAGGTGATGACGGCTGA
- the GTF2H3 gene encoding general transcription factor IIH subunit 3 isoform X1: MISEDDELNLLVIVVDTNPIWWGKQALKESQFTLSKCLDAVMVMGNSHLFMNRSNKLAVIASHIQESRFLYPGKNWKFGDLFGDPGNSSAEYNPSGSKDGKYELLTAANEAITEEIKDLMTNSDMEGQRTETLLAGSLAKALCYIHRMSKEVKDNQEMKSRILVIKAAEDSALQYMNFMNVIFAAQKQNIVIDACVLDTDSGLLQQACDITGGIYLKVPQMPSLLQYLLWVFLPDQDQRSQLNLPPPIHVDYRAACFCHRNLIEIGYVCSVCLSIFCNFSPICTTCETAFKISLPPVLKAKKKKLKASS, encoded by the exons ATGATCTCCGAAG ATGATGAATTAAACCTTCTAGTTATCGTAGTTGATACAAACCCAATTTGGTGGGGAAAACAAGCTTTGAAAGAATCTCAG TTCACATTATCAAAATGCCTAGATGCTGTCATGGTGATGGGAAATTCTCACTTATTTATGAATCGGTCCAACAAACTTGCTGTGATAGCAAGTCATATTCAAGAGAG tcgaTTCTTGTATcctggaaagaactggaaatttggaGACTTATTTGGTGATCCTGGCAACAGCTctgctgagtataatccttcaggtaGTAAGGATGGAAAATATGAGTTATTAACTGCAGCGAACGAAGCGATTACCGAAGAGATTAAAGATCTCATGACCAACA GTGACATGGAAGGGCAGCGTACAGAAACACTGTTGGCAGGATCTCTCGCAAAAGCACTTTGTT ATATTCACAGAATGAGCAAGGAAGTCAAAG ATAACCAAGAAATGAAGTCGAGAATATTG GTCATTAAGGCTGCAGAAGACAGTGCATTGCAATATATGAACTTCATGAATGTCATCTTTGCAGCACAGAAACAG AATATTGTGATTGACGCTTGTGTCTTAGATACTGATTCAGGGCTCCTCCAACag GCCTGTGACATTACAGGGGGTATATACTTGAAGGTGCCCCAGATGCCGTCTCTTCTTCAGTATTTATTG TGGGTATTTCTTCCTGATCAAGACCAAAGGTCTCAGTTAAACCTCCCACCTCCCATTCATGTTGACTACAGAGCTGCCTGTTTCTGCCATAGAAATCTCATTGAAATTGGTTATGTCTGCTCTGTATGCTTGTCAA TATTCTGCAATTTCAGCCCTATTTGTACCACATGCGA GACAGCTTTCAAGATTTCACTGCCTCCTGTTCTGAAAgccaagaagaagaaattaaaagcatCTTCCTAG